The DNA segment ATAAAGCCCTCCAAGACACCCACGTCATCCTCGGAAGAACGGTTAGTTacttttttccccttttctttCGAGCCTCGCACGTTTACGAATTTCAAGCAAATTATGTTTTCTTGGTATGcgttaataatttatatgtttgatttatgGTTAGTTCTTTCTGTTTGCTTGTTTGTTGTGTATTATAGGTAGAAGTGAAAAAAGCGATTCCCAGGAGTGAACAACATCAACACCAAAACCAATTACAGAGTAGAGTGGGtggttattataataataataataataataataataattatagtaaTGACTGTAGCAGTGACTACAACGTTAGGACTAAAAAGATTTTTGTTGGGGGTTTACCTGCTGGTATATCTGAGGAGGAGTTTAAGAACTACTTTGAGAGGTTTGGTCGGATTACCGATGTCGTGGTGATGCAGGACAGTGTAACTCACCGGCCCAGGGGATTTGGGTTTATCACTTTTGAGTCCGAGGATTCCGTTCAAAACGTTATGGTGAAGAGTTTTCATGACTTGAATGGTAGACAGGTGGAGGTGAAGAGGGCTGTTCCGAAAGAAGGGAACCATGGCTATGATGGGTTTAgtaaattcagaaataagaGTGAAAGAGGAGTTCCTAAGAGTTTGCCTCCTTATAGTCCTAGGAATATGTTCCCGGGTTTCTCACCTTCGCCGTGGTATAGTGGTGATGGAGTATATGCATATGGGTCTAATGCGTATGGTTGCTGGTACCCTGTGGGTGGGTATGGGGGGAATGGTTATGCGGTTTTGTGTGATGCTCCTAGGAACTTCTGGTATGGGCCAATGATGACTGGTCCTCAGGCATGTCAGGTGCCTTACACTAGTGCTGTTCCGGATGTTGTGTATGTGGGGGGTAGGATTGGAGTAGTAGGTAGTGGTGCTGGATCTTGGGGGTACAGTGGCATTCTTGGACCTGcaacaaatttgaaatttgatcaAGCTTTTAATGCCAATGGATTTGTTCCTGGCAATGTGACATCACTTCATGGTGTACAGCAGGATGTTATCGACTCGTCAAGTCTTAAAGGAAGCAATGGTGGAATTTCTAGTTGACAGACTAAAAGGGTCCTTCAACCTTAATTCATGTAGGTAAATACTTACTGACTGCTTCAAGGGCTGTGAAAGGTTGGCATATTCTTTTGCTAGATGTTGTAAGGGCTAGTCactcattttatttgttttaatttgtgaaGATACCTTTTTATGTGTCATAAACATGTAGTTTAGCAACTCTTCATGTTTAGTTATGGATTTTTATTAGAGGTTTCATGCATCTGTAAAATAATTCCCATGCAAATCCTTCTCTATTgttcttttaatatttgttcaGTGTGtgccatttgatttttttgctgTATTTTTCTCCCGCATCCACTATCACATACCAGTGCTTCATGAGTCCTTTGCACCTTTGTTGATTGAAATGAGTATTTTTGGTTCTTTGTTTGGCTTTTAGGTGATTAGTTGTTTCCCTTAGAATGCTGTTAGCTGATGTGGCTCATGGTGTTTGTTTGGGTTATGTTAGTTATAAATCATTTGATGTTGACGTTgatagataaaattataaatcaacTTTGATCTGCCATTTTGTGTTATTGCAAATGATTACATGGAATGCTGATGACCATCCTATTGGAATTGTTTTTTAGTTGTTAATTTCCTGTCAAGGCCACAatggaggaaagaaaaagaaatggacACCTCgggataaaatttatttctttaatatttaataaaatctcCATTTGCTGGATAATTGATAGTACTAATAATA comes from the Glycine soja cultivar W05 chromosome 6, ASM419377v2, whole genome shotgun sequence genome and includes:
- the LOC114414790 gene encoding RNA-binding protein 1-like — protein: MNFKMDSDRAKLFVGGISRDTTEDVLKLHFAKYGVVSDSTISVDRTTRSPRGFGFVTFSDLSAADKALQDTHVILGRTVEVKKAIPRSEQHQHQNQLQSRVGGYYNNNNNNNNNYSNDCSSDYNVRTKKIFVGGLPAGISEEEFKNYFERFGRITDVVVMQDSVTHRPRGFGFITFESEDSVQNVMVKSFHDLNGRQVEVKRAVPKEGNHGYDGFSKFRNKSERGVPKSLPPYSPRNMFPGFSPSPWYSGDGVYAYGSNAYGCWYPVGGYGGNGYAVLCDAPRNFWYGPMMTGPQACQVPYTSAVPDVVYVGGRIGVVGSGAGSWGYSGILGPATNLKFDQAFNANGFVPGNVTSLHGVQQDVIDSSSLKGSNGGISS